A window from Strix uralensis isolate ZFMK-TIS-50842 chromosome 15, bStrUra1, whole genome shotgun sequence encodes these proteins:
- the FGF3 gene encoding fibroblast growth factor 3, which yields MVIIWILFLSLLQEPWSPGRATGVPGAAGASPRDPRPRRDAGGRGGVYEHLGGAPRRRKLYCATKYHLQIHPNGKINGTLEKNSVFSILEITAVDVGIVAIKGLFSGRYLAMNKRGRLYASENYNSECEFVERIHELGYNTYASRLYRTVPSRAGTKRKASAERLWYVSINGKGRPRRGFKTRRTQKSSLFLPRVLDNKDHEMVRLFHTNVKYRDSLLKSPSKNQRRRRGR from the exons ATGGTTATAATTTGGATCTTGTTCCTGAGTTTGTTGCAGGAGCCGTGGTCCCCGGGGCGGGCCACGGGGGTGCCCGGGGCCGCCGGAGCCTCCCCGAGAGACCCCCGGCCGCGCCGGGAtgcggggggccgcggcggcgTCTACGAGCACCTCGGGGGAGCGCCCAGGCGCAGGAAACTCTACTGTGCCACCAAGTACCATCTCCAGATCCACCCCAACGGCAAGATCAACGGCACCCTGGAGAAAAACAGCGTCTTCA GTATTCTTGAAATAACTGCTGTTGATGTTGGAATCGTTGCCATCAAGGGCTTGTTCTCTGGCAGATACCTGGCCATGAACAAGAGGGGCAGACTTTATGCATCA GAAAATTATAACTCAGAGTGTGAGTTCGTGGAGAGGATCCATGAATTGGGTTATAACACCTACGCGTCCCGTCTCTACCGGACTGTACCCAGCAGAGCCGGCACCAAGCGCAAAGCCAGTGCGGAGAGACTCTGGTATGTCTCAATCAATGGGAAAGGACGACCCAGAAGGGGCTTTAAAACTCGCAGGACACAGAAATCATCTCTCTTTCTGCCTAGAGTATTGGATAACAAAGACCATGAAATGGTCCGACTGTTCCACACAAACGTGAAATATCGAGATAGTCTCCTGAAGTCCCCAAGCAAGAACCAGCGAAGAAGGAGAGGACGCTGA